GCTTTCGGGCGTACGGCGTCGGCACAGCCTCTGCCATGTTCGTGCTGGGACGTCCAATTTCGCTGAGCCTATACGAAAGCTCGCAAGGGCGCTTGAACACGACGTTGGCCGCGTGTATAGCCGCCGTCCGGGCCCCTCGGGGTTTTCGGAACCAACGGTCGGATCACACAACCCAGCGTCCAGGGTCGCCCGCTTTTATCATGCGGGCTCTCGAAACCCACGTCACCACGGCATTGCGGTGGAGGCTATTTTTCTTATACCTGCCGCGCGCTACGCAGCGCCGGCGATTTGATCGTCTGCCCGCTCCATGACCGCCGAGACGACTAGCGCCCCGTGGGAAATCCAGCGCGAGCAACTGCTCGAAGTGCTGCGAGGCTACGGGCGCGTGGTCGTGGCCCTGTCGGCCGGAGTCGACAGCGCCGTGGTCGCCAAGGCGGCCCACGTGGCGCTTGGCGAGCGGGCCTTGGCCGTGACGGGGCACAGCGCCAGCTTGGCCGAAGGGGAACTGGCGGCGGCGGAGCAGTTGGCCGCGTTGATCGGCATTGCCCATCGCGCGATCGCCACCGACGAGTTCGCCGATCCGACCTATCGGCAGAACGCGCCTGACCGGTGCTACCACTGCAAGACCGAGCTTTACGATCAGCTTGCGCCGGTGGCTGCCCAGTTCGGCGCCGCGGTGATCGTCAACGGCGCCAACGCCGACGACGTGGGGGACTATCGCCCCGGCATGCTCGCCGCCACGGAACATCGCGTGGCGAGTCCGCTCTTGGAATGCGGCATCGACAAAGCCACGGTTCGCCAGTTGGCCCACCACTGGGGGCTGCCCGTGTGGGACAAGCCGGCCAGCCCTTGTCTGGCCAGTCGCATCGCCTATGGCGAGGAAGTGACTCCCGAGCGGACGGCCATGATCGACGCGGCCGAGCGCTGGCTGCGCGAACAGGGCCTGCGCGAACTGCGTGTGCGTTACCATCGTGGCGACCTGGCCCGTGTCGAGGTGCCCGAGTCGTTCATCGCGCGCTTGGCCGAGCCGGAACTGCGCGCGGCACTGGTGGCGAGTTTGCGCGAGCTGGGGTTCAAGTACGTGACGCTCGATCTGGCCGGCTTTCGCAGCGGCAGCCTGAACGACGTGCTGCCGGTAGTGACGATCTCGTTGCCGAAAGGGTGAAAGGTCGGGGGCTACGGCACGCCGAGCATGCGCGCTGTCAGCGCGTGCGCCTTTCACTCGGTATCAACACAAAGCCCCCGGTCATTGACCGGGGGCTAAGGTGAGATTCCTCGTTTGACGCCGCGCGGGGCGGCGTCCTTAACGATGTTTACCGACCGCGGCGGTTGCGCGCGTTGGGATCGGCGCCGGTGATCGCCTGGGCGTTCATGCCATAGATTTGCTGCAGGGCGACGTCAAAGTCGGTCCCCTTGTGCAGCGCGTCGAGCATGGAGCTGAACTTGCCGGCGTTGTTCACCAGATTGCCCGCGGCCGCGTGGGCCAGGGCCATCGTTTCCGAGTCCGGCGTTTTGGTCAGCAGCGCACCCGGCTTGGCCGTGCGAGTGGCGGCCGCGGCCGCTTCGTTCCACTGCTTGATCATGCCGGCGCGCGGCTCGACCTTGGTGGCCAGAACCCGCCCCGCGCCGACGGCGAACCAGGTGGGCACACGCCGACCGGCCGACGCCACGTGAGCGCCGCACAACTGCTCGGCAATCAACAAGGCGAAGTTCGGGTCACCTTCCTTGGGTGCGACGGTCGCGCCAAAGGCGTCTAGAATGTTGTAGTAGAAGTGTCCCTGGTTGTCGCTCGTCACGTCGCGACGTTCGACCATCCGCGTGAACTCGACGTACTCGAATCGCTTCTCGAAGATGAAGATCGAAAGCTTGCCTTTGACCACCGGCGTGTCGCCCGTCAGCTTCAGCACGTGAGCGACGCGCTTGCGGACGTCGGCGACCTGTTCGGCGATTTCGCGCAATTTGGCCGGCGGCACGTTGCCATAGACGACCACGTCGTCCAGCTCGACCGTTTCAAACGGAACGCCGGGGTTCCCCTTGTTCCAGTCGCGTTTGGCCAGAGCGGCCCGTTCCTTGGCCAACTCCTCGTGCGGCAAGCCATAGGCGCGCTGAGCCGCCACGGTGAAGGAAAGAAGTTCGTCCTCATCCTCGCCGTCGAACTTGGCTCCTTCGGCGATCCAGGTTTCCAGCGTCTTGATCTCGTCGGCCGTCAACGGCGAGCGATTACGCGGCATTTTGGGCCGCTCTTTGCCCAAGCGGTCCTTGGCCGTGCCGCGAACCATGTTCAACAGCAAGCTGGCGTCTGGACGTCCCGCAGCGATTGGTTCGCCACCTTGGCCGGGACTGAGCAGCTTGCGAAACGTGTCGAGTTCGTAGTTCGCCGGGCCCTGGTCGCCACCGTGGCAGTCAACACAGTGACCGACCAGAATCGGCGCGACGTCCTTTAAGAAATGAACTTTTTCCTTGCCGGTCGGCGCGGTCGCCATGCTGCTCCCCGCGGCGCTGGCCATTTGCATGGGGTTGCCGCCCGTCAGCAACGCCGTCGGGTCCGAGCCGTCGAACTTGGCCCCTTCGTCGATCCACTTTTGAATCATGGTGATGTCCAGGTCGGACATCCGGTTGCCACCGCGGGGCATGTCACCCGATTCGAGCATGTCGATCAGCGTGCTGCCCGCGCCCTTGCCGGGCGTGAATACACGGCCCGCCGGCGAGCCCTTCATTAGATCGGCATACGTCGCCAGGCTGAACCCGCCCGAGTTGCGATCGATATGGCAGCGGGCACATTGCGAGACCAGCACCGGGGCGACTTGTTTCGTAAAGCTGACGCCGGTGGCGGCCTTGGCATTCTTGGCAGCCGCGGCGTTCGGACGCGGGGCGGGCTTGGCGGCGGCTTTCTTTTCGGCGGCGGCCATAGTCACTTCGGCGCCGTGCTTGACCAGGCGCTGCGCCGCTTCGAGCCGCACTTCGAGCGAAGCGACCATCGGCGCTGACTCGGCGCGGCCTTCGCCCGCCTTCAGCTCTTCCAACTGCTGCTCGATCTGAGTGACGAGCGTGCCGACTTCGGCGTACTTCTTGAGGCGATAGGCGGCACTGACCTTGTGCAACGCCGTATCGACCGCATTGATCTTTTCGCGGTCGGCCGGCAACATCTCGGCGCGCAGACCGGCACCCGAGAAATAACCAGCAGTGACCAGCAACACACACGCCCAGCGCAAACGTGCCATGGCCTGTTCCTCTTCGATGTTTTATCCCGCGGCCCAATTCACCGGTGGCTCTGTTCCGAAAGCCTGTCCGGGAAACGAATTATAACGCGAGCCGTGCCGTGCTGTCTATGTTTTCTTTCGGCCGTTTCCTGGGGCGATAGTCAACATAAGTCGGCGATCGATAGCCCCCGGTCAGTGCAAAGCATTGCCATGTTAGCCGAGAAACCCCGTGATTTGGGTAGCACCGACAACTTGTTGTCGGTGTCGCGCAGCGACAAGAGGGCGATGGAATACCGGTCCTGAACCCTCTTGCGGCTGCGCCGCCCAGACAAGCAAGTTGTCTGGGCTACCCGCGAGAAATCGGCACTCGAAGGCCCCCGGTCATTGACCGGGGGCTAAAGGGGTTCGGCGATCAAGGCCGCCAATGCCGCGAAACGCCCTAAAACGGCCACGATTTGCCGAGGGCCGCGCGTTGCAACTCGGTGAGCTGTTTGATCCCGTGCCGGGCCACCTTGAGCAGGGCCGCCAACTGGGCGTCGTCAAACGTATCGTGCTCGCCGGTCCCTTGAACCTCGACGAACCGACCGGCTCCGGTCATCACCACGTTCATGTCGACCGCCGCCGTCGAGTCCTCGGCATAGTCCAGGTCGAGCACCGCCCGGCCGTCGACAATGCCCACGCTGATGGCGGCCACGCTGTCTCGCAAGATCGGCGGCGCGTCGCGCGTGGGGCGCGGCACGGCGGCCACGGCGTCGACCAGGGCCACGAACGCGCCGGTGATGCTGGCCGTGCGCGTGCCGCCGTCGGCTTCGAGTACATCGCAGTCGATCGTGATCGAGCACTCGCCCAGGGCTTGCATATCGACCACCGCGCGCAGGCTGCGCCCGATCAGGCGTTGAATCTCGGTCGTGCGGCCGTCGATCTTGCCGCCGCGGTCGCGCGACTTGCGCGGGCTGGTGCTACCGGGGAGCAT
The window above is part of the Planctomycetota bacterium genome. Proteins encoded here:
- the larE gene encoding ATP-dependent sacrificial sulfur transferase LarE, with protein sequence MTAETTSAPWEIQREQLLEVLRGYGRVVVALSAGVDSAVVAKAAHVALGERALAVTGHSASLAEGELAAAEQLAALIGIAHRAIATDEFADPTYRQNAPDRCYHCKTELYDQLAPVAAQFGAAVIVNGANADDVGDYRPGMLAATEHRVASPLLECGIDKATVRQLAHHWGLPVWDKPASPCLASRIAYGEEVTPERTAMIDAAERWLREQGLRELRVRYHRGDLARVEVPESFIARLAEPELRAALVASLRELGFKYVTLDLAGFRSGSLNDVLPVVTISLPKG
- the rph gene encoding ribonuclease PH; translation: MKRHDDRRADELRPLKFKRRYTRASPGSVLVQAGRTTVLCTASVELQVPPWLKGKGQGWVTAEYSMLPGSTSPRKSRDRGGKIDGRTTEIQRLIGRSLRAVVDMQALGECSITIDCDVLEADGGTRTASITGAFVALVDAVAAVPRPTRDAPPILRDSVAAISVGIVDGRAVLDLDYAEDSTAAVDMNVVMTGAGRFVEVQGTGEHDTFDDAQLAALLKVARHGIKQLTELQRAALGKSWPF